The DNA window TGGCAAATTAGCTGATTTATTGTCTTGTTCTTGTGGGTATGACTGTCGCATTATTTTTGCGATTGAAAAAGAGCAAGAAATTAATGAAACATTGATTATTTTGTTAGATATCGGTACTCATGATGAAGTCTATTAATTTGTATTGTTAATTAAATTTTCATTAATCCATTATCAGTAATGAGTCAAGCAATAGATGTAGTCGTAATTGGTAGCGGGATTGGGGGTTTATGCTGTGCTGCGCTGTTGGCAAAGTATGGTTATCGGGTGATGGTATGCGAGAGTCATTCTATTGCGGGAGGTGCTGCCCATAGTTTTGAACGAGATGGCTATAAATTTGATTCAGGGCCATCTTTATATTCAGGCTTGTCTTCTAGCCCGACTAATAATCCTTTGCGTCAGTTGCTAGATGCCATTGACGAAGACTTAGAATGGGCAAACTACAATGTCTGGGGTTGTCGGCTACCTGAAGGAGATTTTAACGCTTACGTAGGCGCGGATCATTTTTGCGAGGTGTTGCGAGAATTTCGGGGTGAGTCGGCGATCGCTCAATGGCGTAAACTTCAGGCAGAAATGAAGCCCTTAGCGATCGCAGTTAATGCTTTGCCTCCTTTGGCAATGCGCTTCGATTTGGGGGCAGCAATTAGTATGGGTCAATATTTACCGAATACTCTTCGGCATCTACCTAATATTTTGCGGATGACAGGGCCGTTTAGTAAGATTATGGACGGGGTTGTTAGCGATCCGTTTATTCGTAACTGGCTGGATCTGCTGAGTTTCCTGCTGTCTGGTTTACCTGCCGATGGTACTGTGGGGGCGGAAATGGCATTTATGTTTGCCGAATGGTATAAGCCAGGGGTGCAACTAGATTATCCTATGGGGGGTAGTGGGGCGATCGTGGATGCTTTAGTGCGGGGGCTAACTAAACGAGGTGGCGAAATTATTTATAATGCCCACGTAGAGCAGGTTTTAGTGGAAAGTAATCGTGCTGTAGGCGTGCGTTTGCGTAACGGCAAAGAAATCAGGGTAAATAAAGCAGTAGTTTCTAATGCCTCAATTTGGGACACTTTATCTTTAATTCCTGAAGGCGTATTACCACCAAGTTTTGTACGAGAAAGAGTTAATACTCCAGAATGTGAAAGCTTTATGCATCTCCATCTGGGTATCGATGCTACAGGATTAGAAGATCTTGAATGTCATTACATTGTGGTCAATGATTGGGATCTAGGTATTACTGCCCCGCAGAATGTAATTGTGATGTCTATCCCCTCTGTCTTAGATCCCAGCCTTGCTCCTGCTGGTAAACATGGGATTCACGTTTATACTCCTGGTAATGAACCCTATCAACTTTGGGCAGGAATGGATCGTCGTAGCGAGGCTTATCAGCAACTTAAACAAGAACGTGCTGAAGTTATGTGGCAAGGGTTAGAACGAGTTATCCCCGATATTCGCGCTCGCGTAGAACTAACTTTAGTTGGTACACCTCTAACTCATCAGCGTTATCTTCGTCGTCATCACGGTACTTATGGCCCTGCACATCGGGCGGGCAAAGCCTTATTCCCTGGCTCAACTACACCTCTATCAGGCTTACTCTGCTGTGGTGATTCAACCTTCCCTGGGATTGGTATTCCTGCGGTGGCTGCCAGTGGAGCGATCGCCGCTAACACTATTGCCCCACTACATAAGCACTTGGAAATTTTATCGCCGAATTGAACTGAATTGTAGTCATGATTATCATCATTTCAATACTACAAACTAGTAATTTTGACCGAAGCTAATCCCCCTCAGACGTATACTATTAAATCAATATAGTTTTTGAATTCAATTTCATGATGACCTATTTTTCTTATAGGAAAAGACTATATGAAGATAGTTTTTATTGTTAGCGGAGTTAAAAATGACGGGGATTTTGTTGTTATTGGGATTGTCAATGATAGCTAGCTGGGGTTATATGATAGTCATGCAGTTTAAATCTGTGTACAAAGATCGAACTACATTTGGCAAGATTGTAACTTGGTTTTCTATTTCTACCTTCATCCTGTATTTAATCGGCAACATGTCAACCAAAATTCCTGGGTAATCAAGCCTAGTATTTGTTTTAGGTAATAAGTAAGGGGTAATAAGTAATAGGTAAAATACTACTTATTACAAGTTAACTGAGATTGTCCCGTTGAAAAAATTTACTTTGCTCTTAGAAGAAACTAAGAGAATAATTAAAATTCTTACTTGGATAATTAATAAACTAAAAGCGAAAGAAAAATAAACCCATTACTCATTACTCGTTACTCATTACTCATTCTTACCCCTCAATTAAACATTGACAGATCACTAGACTATTTCTGTGCCGTTGACTTTCCGAATTACTACTACTCCAGGTAAAGGAGGTTGATTGACTTTTCCACTTGGCCAATTTGAACCTAAAGGCACTTGTCGTCGCTGTTTAAACACTGTGCCATCTGTAGCCAGTAATTCAAAGTCTCTAGTTTCTGTTGCCATATCTTGACGAATACCATTTTCTTCTCCTGGATGCTGAATTGCCAGAAAGAGGCTGTTATTGTCATTGTCAAAGGTCAAACCAGTACATTCACACTCCATTGGGCCGATCGCAAAAGGATAGATTTTGCCTACATCGTCTCCCGACAGGGGAATATACCACATGGAGTTATTACCAAATACCCCCGTTAAGTCGCTACCTGTTAAGGTTTCGCCGTTTTCTACTCGGCTAGGAACGGGTTGATTATGCTTGCTTGTAGACATATCCGTTACTATCCAGAGGTTACCAGACTTATCGAGAGTTAAGTTATCAGGATTAGCAAAACCCGCACCACCTTTAGCAACTTCTCCGCCTGTGGCTAACATACTCCAGGTAAAACTAAGGGCAGCAGGATCGCGATTATCTTCATCTAGCTTCATAATCCAGCCATATTCGTAGTCAGTCTCACCACCTGGGCCCACAAAAATTGTCTTATCTGGCCCTCCTTCCTCGTCGGCAGCACCAGAGGTAAAAGCAACAAACAAAGTACCTTCATCGTTAATAATCGTGTCTTCTGGGCGAGATGTATTAGTAACACCTACTGCGCTGGCTGCAAAGTGAGCATCAATCAGAATCGCTCCTTGGATTTCTTCGCGACTGTTACCCTGATATAGATCTCCTAGAGTCTTGAACTGATTAATTAAGGGCTGCAATTGTTCCTCTGTCGTCACTTCCGTAAAGCCTCCCACAGTGCGATCGCTATTGGGCATAAGCACCATTCCTCCAACTACCTCACTGGGAGAGATGGGATTAATCAAGGTATCAGGACTTAAGGGAATCCAAGTTCCCGTACCGTTGGGATCTAGTTTGGCACCGTAGAGCATTCCTGCTTCAAATAAACGAGAGTTGGCTTTATCTTGGGGATTAACTACTTTTCCCTCACTAATAAACTTATACAGGTGTCCGCCACGGCGATCGCATCCTGAATAGACAGCCAAATTTTTATCTTTTACCGCTCTAGTAGCGAAAGCTTCATGACGATAGCGTCCCAGCCAAGTGTGTTTGGTTCCGTAGTCATCACGGTTGGCGGGATCGATTTCCACCATCCAGCCGTATTTATTCCCTGCTAAACCAAATACATTTGCTCTGCCGTCAACGTCTAAAGCCGAAATTAAAAAGGGAGTTTCACGGGGATTTAAAGCTGAACCATCCGCCATGACTGGTTCGGGAACTTGATCTTGAAAATTTTCCTCCGCACTGAGAACTGTTCCCCAAGGAGTTGTCCCTCCAGCACAATTTTGAAATGTACCAATAATGCGATCGCCTAAACCATCTTCGTAACCCAATTTATTCGGCTTCTTAAACACTGCCACCGCTGCACCAGTAGATTTAAGCGCTTGAGCGGGATTATCTAAACCAGAAATTCCTGTAACTCGACGGTCTAAATCTGAGAATGTCCGTGACCATTTACCTTCTGGATTACGCTTAACCGAAATTACTCCCAATCCTTGATCGATCAAACCTTGGCGAGAAATTTTGCTAATTTTTTCTTTGATCGGATCATCATCTTTTAAGCTTAAAGCATCAACTATAAATACAGCTTCTTCTTCCTCTTCACCCACAGGTTTAGCTAGAGCAAGTAATTCCGCAACAGGAAGTTCTTCTCCAATTACAGCAGAATAACTTTGCATCCATATGCCACCACTGATGTATTCAAAATTAACTGTCAAATAACCTTCACCAGGAGTAGTCTCTATTAAGGATAGATAGTCATTGTTGTAACCAAAGCGAGAATCCCCCACGCGATCGCCCCAGACAGCGAGCAGATCATAAGTAAAGCCTTCTGGTAAGACTAAATCATCTTGTACTTGATAACTGGCATAATTCTTGATTTGTTGAGCAATAGATAGTCGATCTACGTCTAAAGGTAGAGCCATTTTAATCGGCTGAAAGCCTAAACTGGAGCTATTATGGGCTAATGATGATAAATTTTCGCCTACAGTCAGGGATCTTGCTTCACCTTGATTGTCCCAGAGACTAGAAGTTAACGTTCCAGCGGTAGCACCTAAAAAAAGCAAAAAATTACGACGATTAACGTTCATATTGAATGTATTTAAGCAAAAAATTGAGTAAAAAATCCAGCTAGATTTTGGCGTGAGATGGAGTTACAGCAGTTTTCAATTGAGTAGACACATTAATTTAATTTATCGAAGTAATGGGTAATGGGTAATGGGTAATGGGTAATATCCAACTGAAATTCGCTGTAAGTTTTCTTCAAGTTATTCTGCACGTTCTGCTTCTAGAACCACGCCGTGGAGAAACTCTCGTTTTAAAGTTAAACTCCAAACGTTAACAACTCATTAACAGTTGATGTTTGTTTATGTTGGTTGGCTCTTTTTCTCGCGATACCGCCAACACAGCTAACCTGTGCCTGTTTTAATTGACAATTTATTAGTTGATTGAAAAATATTAGAATAGAACTCGATAAGATCGAACAATTTGTGGTTATGCTAATCGATGATCGACTACCAATTAACCAAGAGTATTTTTTAAAACAAGATCGTACCTTAAGCTTTTCGGGTATGACTTGGGAGGATTATGAAAAGTTTACTACAGCGGAATATTTGGGCTATCGGACATCTTTTTTAGCAGGAGTAATTACTCTCATGTCTCCTAGTCAAAATCATGAAGTAATTAAAGATTTTATTTTTTTATTAATAGTTACCTATTGCGATATCTTTAATTTAGATTATTACCCTACAGGCTCAACAACTTGCAAGGATCAGAACAAACAAGTGGGCAAAGAACCTGATACTAGCTTTTGCTTTAATAATTTAAAACCAACTCCTGATTTAGCGGTAGAAGTAGTTTTTAGCAGTGGTGGTACTGATGATTTAAAAAAATATCAGAAATTAGGAGTCAAAGAAGTTTGGTTTTGGCTCAATAATCAGTTAGAAATTTATGTTTTAGTTAATGATAACTATCAACAACAGCAATCCAGCTTTAATTTGGCAAATCTTGAAGCTAAGTTATTGAAAAAATATATTGCTCAAGTTTTAACTGGTAATCCTAGGATACTCAAGCAAAATTTTTTAAATGAATTTAAAGCATGAATTCAAAACATTATGAAAAAGAAAAGAAGTCTATAAATGATAATTGTTTTGCTAGTTAGCTTGTGCGATCGCTAATCTACTGAAGTAGTTAGAAACTATGTTGGTTTTCGTTTCTCCACTAACTCTTATTTTCGCTGAACAAGAGTTGTCAATAATGATAACGACATTGTAAAAAGTAGATGCGATTATCCTTAAGACGGTAAACCAATCGATGCTCTAAATTAATCCGCCGCGACCAAAGATTGTTATCGAGATATTTGAGAGGTTCTGGCTTACCAATGCCTTGAAATGGTGATTCGCAAATTGCCTCTACCAAATCTAAAATTTTATTAACTTTAGCAGGATCTTTCTTTGCCCACCACAAAAGATGCTCTCGGAAAGTAGGAGTAAAAATAGGACACCAAACTTTACTCTCGGACAATGCCCAAATCCTCACACAAATCATTAAGAGATTGAGGTTCAACTGCCGAATCATCCATTTGCTTAGACTCATCTATTGCTTTAAATAGCTCTTGAGCATTGGCAGGAGAACGCAATAGATAAACTGTTTCTAATAAACTATCTAACTCTTTTTTGCTAATTAAAGCTACATCTGGTTTGTTTCGGCGATTGATTACAACAATTTCTGAGTGTTGGGTGACCCTTTCAAGTAGAGATGCTAATCCGTTTCGGGCGTTAGTATAAGCAATCGAATCTGATATAGGAAACATATTCTGACACAAAGCTGTACAGGTTCATTGTAACATGAAGATAGGTTCAGCCAAGGTTCACATAAAATCATGCCATATACATAAGCAGATATTTAAATATACTTACAAAAGATTGTTAAGTAAGCTCAAACTAATTATGGATAAACTGACTTTAGCAAAAGAAATTTACCAGATATCAAATATTAAAGGTAATTTTATTCTGCGATCGCAACAACAAGCAACTGAGTATTTTGATAAATATCTTTTTGAAGCACAACCAAAATTGCTCTTTGAAATTGCCCGTCAACTTGTTGCTCTAATTCCTGAAAATATAGACACCCTTGCTGGATTAGAAATGGGTGGCATTCCCATAGCTACAGCTTTATCTTTGCAGACAGGTATACCTTTGGTTTTTGTGAGAAAAAAAGCTAAAACCTATGGAACTTGTAAATTAGCTGAAGGAGGAGAAGTCAAAAGTAAACGGATACTGATTATAGAAGATGTGGTTACTTCTGGTAGTGCGGTTATTGATGCGGTAAGTCAGTTAAGAGAATTAGGTGCAACTATCGAGCAAGCTGTGTGTGTAATTGATCGAGAAAGTTTGGGTATAGAAAATCTAAAAAAGATTGGTGTTAAGCTGATACCATTATTTACTAAGTCATATCTACAGTCTTCATCGTGTTAATTTAGAAGCGACATTATTTTCGGTTAAAGTGCATAGCGATCGCACTTAAATTTTTTTGTCTAGTTCAATCTTATTTCAAAATCTACTTTTGAAGATAAATCGTCCAAAATTATTTCTGTTGTGATTTTATCTACTTTAGTTTCAAACTTGTAATCAAAATACTTTAACTTATTCATAGCGATTTGTTTTCTTGTTCATAGCATTGTTGCCCAAATGAAGCAGATAAATTCTACTTTTAAAAGCGATCGCTTATTTTGCCATTAACAGCGGAAATACTGACTACTCTAGGAGAAGCTAGATAATTTTTGCCTGTCGGATCTCCTGTGCGTCCTGTAAAATTGCGATTAGTGGCATAGATACCTATTTCTTGTTTGCCCAAAACTCCTTTTCCAGAATTGATACAAGCACCGCAACCAGACTTGAGAATCTGTACTCCAGCCTGAGCAAAAATCTCAAAATAGCCTAATTCTTCTGCTTGCTGTCGGATTAGTTGAGAAGCTGGAACAACATACATCTGCACATTAGGATTTACCTGACGATCTTTGAGTATCGCAGCAGCTTGGGCTAAGTCGCTAAGTTTTCCCCCAGTACAAGAGCCAATAAATGCCAGGGTGATTGGCGTGTCTGGTAACTTACTCAGATTAACTACATTATCTGGCTTGGGAGGACAGGCGATTTGGGCTTCGAGATTACTCAGATCGAATTGATAAATAGAGTCATACGTCGCATCTTCGTCGCCGACTACGGGGATATATTCAGAGGCATTTTTAGCTTGCAGATATCCAGCGGTAACAGCATCAGGAACAATTAAACCGCACATTGCGCCACACTCCACCGCCATATTACTCAACGTCATCCGTTCATCAATTGATAGCTGTTCGATGATATTGCCTCGAAACTCCAACACTTTACCAATTGCACCCTGACAGCCGATTTGACCCAGAATAAAGAGCATAATATCCTTGGCGCTAATACCTTCGGGTAAGATACCCCCAAGCTCAAAGACGATTGTACCAGGGACACGCAGCCACATATCCCCCGTAGCTAAGATATTTGCCATGTCGGTAGTACCTACCCCCGTGGAGAAGCTACCAAATGCGCCATAGGTGCAACTATGAGAATCAGTTCCTGCAATAATCATGCCTGGGTGGATTAAACCTTGTTCTGGTAACAAAACATGACAGATTCCTGATGCTTCCCCAGGAGATATTAAATCAAATAACTTACAGTCATAGTGATGGGCAAAATCCACCATATCTTGATACAACTTAGTAGCTTGAGGATCGACTCGGATATCATTAACTTGAATAAAGTGATCGGCAACGAGAACAACCTTGTTGGAATCCCAAATTTGGGTATTTTTGCCAAAATTAGCTCTAAATAGCTCAAATACAGGAGCAGCGATCGCATCATGGGACAAGGCTAAATCTACCTGGGCAAATACTACCTCCCCAGGTTGTACATAATCATTACCAGAAGCCTTGGCTAGCATTTTCTCCGCCATAGTCATCGAGCGAGATGCAGTACTACTTTGAGGAACAGAAATCTGGTTCTGTAATCGTTGTTGATTAAAAGCGGTTAATCCCCCCGCTGCGGTAATAGCTTTGACTACTGGGTTATCTTGACTTGAGCCAATAATTTCTAAAGCCAGACCAATATTAATACTATTACGATAAAAAATCTCGGCAAAAGAACGAGCGCGAACTAATTTAATCCCTGCTGCTTTAATAGCGATGGGTGCATATTCCCGACTCGAACCACAGCCAAAGTTCTCTCCTGCTTCTATTACTTGATAATTTAATAATGTATCGATACCAATTATGTGTTCTAGGACATAATGTTTCTGATGTTCGGGATCTGGATTAGTACTACGATGAGCAGGAATAAGATCATCGGTATTGATATCATCACCAAGTTTTAGAACTTTTTCCTTCATGTTTACCATGTTTACTGCTTACTCTTGACCATAATGAAATTCAACTCTGAGCCTTGGTCAATTCTAGCCGTTAGCAGATCGGGTTTTCAGGTGCTAAGGATCACAGCCCATTGATTTCCAGCAGATTATTATTTGAATATAAATACAGATATAAATAACGCCAGCCCAACAAACTATAAAATCGCTGGCAGATAAAATAACTTTAAAATATTTTTCGGCATATTGTTACAAGGGATGTTGTTCGCAGCATCCTTTTTGTTTGAGCCTGTCGTCACTAACACTAATTTTCTCGCTTTTTTGTCCCTAATCTCCCCAAATCCCTAAGTTATACCATTTCTTCTTGAGGTTGCACTTAATATTTTAAGTTAAAATCTCGCGCCAAGACGCCAAGACGCAAAGGGGTTGAATTTAATTTAGTGCATTGTTATAAAGAATTGGTATTACAATATTGCTTGCATCAGCCAATAGTCTTGGAAATAATCCCCCGCTATTTTGATTGCAGGCTGGAATTCTGTCTCCAGATCGATATCTAGATCCTGATTGTAAACATCGCTGACAAATTTATATAAAACTTCAAAGGTAATTCTGTCATTCCGAGTAAAATTCCTAAACTCACCGTTTTTTGTCTGGTTAAGTTTGTCTATTTCTTTGCTGCCAATAGTTTTCGGTGAAATTACATCGCTTCTAGTATCACGCCAGAGGATAAATTTAATTTGTTCTGTAGTCGCCACCGCTGCATTAAAATTTTGTATTCGAGAGGTAAATTGGTTTCCTTTGCAGCTACTGAGAAACCCGATGCAGAGGTTTTTATTGCTGATTAGGCGATGGGGTGGAAAGACTCTTTTAGTTGGCATAATATCGGTTTCTAGTTCCGTTATCTGCTTGAAAGCTTCGATAATATCCTGTAATTTGCCGATATCTTTCTCATCGAGCAGAATTTCCGCCTCATGGTAGTCTTGCTCTAATATTTCTTGCTGAGTTGCCAAATAATCTCGCACTTTTGCTTCTAGAGTCTTTTCTAAGTTGGGGGGAGAATCAATTAAATCTGGCTGCGTGACGTTCGTTTGATTAATTGTTTGAGTTTCTGGTGGAGTTACAACAAAGCGATTAAATGCTTGGGCAATATTGCTGAGAAGCTGTTCTAATTTATGCTGCCGTGACTCTAGTTGATCTAATCTAGAGATAATAACAGAGTCTAATTGCACTTTAACATCTTCCTCGCTGGCGATCGCAGTTTGTCGAGTGGGGAAGGGAATATTTTTATACTTGTAACGAAAATACTCGGCTGCATAGTTCAAGACTGCACGAATAGAAACTTTGTCCTGGGTTATTTTAGCTATTTCTGATGGCGTAAAGAGGTTAGTCAAATCAGAACCTACGGCTTGAGCCTTTAACTGTAAGATTTCTTGAATTTGGGCTTCAGTCGGCGCTTGAAGGAAAACTTGATATTGAGAAATGCGATCGATAATTGAGCCATCAAAAGTTTGCTGTAGCTGTTGCCATCGATGAGGAAACAAATTGAGGATAATTAAGCTATGGGGAACTCTAGTAAATATTTCCTTGACAGCTTCCCCAAAATTAAGCAAAATAGAGCGATTATGCTCTAATCCCAACATTTCTAGCTGGTCAAAAACAATGATTAGCGGTTCATGGAGGAGAGATAATTTACCAAAAACAGCGATCGCATCTAGGGAAAAGTCTTCTTTACTGATCTCATCATGCCAACTGTTCAAGCCAATTTTATCAAGTTCTTCTGGTGCTAATTCATCCGCTGCCAGCCATTTTTTGATGAGCTGTTTATAGCCAGGATCGGAGTAACGACAAAATTTGACAATTCCTTTGATAATCTCTGGAGCATAACCCACTGCGCCATACTGTTTAAACCACCAGTCGCTAGTAAATTTCTCTATATAGTCCCAGTTATTTCTTCTGGCTTGAGTACCTTCTCCCCCAAGTATTTCATAAAGCTTAAGGGGATCGTCTTGGATTTTAGCTAAAATAGCTTGTATTCTCTGGGTGTCGATCTTGGTCGATTTAATAATGCCAACAAAAGTATTAGCCAAGAAGTATTCTAGTTGATTAAATCCCGTCCCTGGAATTGTCCTGTTTAGCGATTCTAAGATGCTGCTGTAGGTATGATATTTAATCGTATTAGCGTCATTAGGACAGGGAATAAATAACAAACGGTTAAGCTTCAGTCTTTGTTGAGCCAAACGCATGATTAAATGAGTTTTTCCCGTACCAGGTTGACCAATAATTACTGCGCCTTTACTTTGATGATTTTGATCGTATTTAATATCGTCAATTACCGACTCTAGGGTATTGTACTGAGAGTGATAAATATTACTATTGTCGGGATGAGTCTGAAAGGGGTTATCAACACGACTGCTACCAAAGGGATTGACTTGAGGTGTAGTTAAATTCATACGCTGAATAGTTAAATATAGTTGGTAGGTAAACTGAGCATCATAACGAGCTACATGGGCTTGTTCACGATTAAAATACTGGCGATTTACTTTGAGATTGAGTTTTTTAGCCAAATATTCCAAAGAATAACTAGAAGCAGCTAAAACTCTTTGAGCCTGTCTATAGGTGCAATATATCTGCCGA is part of the Pleurocapsa minor HA4230-MV1 genome and encodes:
- a CDS encoding NAD(P)/FAD-dependent oxidoreductase, producing MSQAIDVVVIGSGIGGLCCAALLAKYGYRVMVCESHSIAGGAAHSFERDGYKFDSGPSLYSGLSSSPTNNPLRQLLDAIDEDLEWANYNVWGCRLPEGDFNAYVGADHFCEVLREFRGESAIAQWRKLQAEMKPLAIAVNALPPLAMRFDLGAAISMGQYLPNTLRHLPNILRMTGPFSKIMDGVVSDPFIRNWLDLLSFLLSGLPADGTVGAEMAFMFAEWYKPGVQLDYPMGGSGAIVDALVRGLTKRGGEIIYNAHVEQVLVESNRAVGVRLRNGKEIRVNKAVVSNASIWDTLSLIPEGVLPPSFVRERVNTPECESFMHLHLGIDATGLEDLECHYIVVNDWDLGITAPQNVIVMSIPSVLDPSLAPAGKHGIHVYTPGNEPYQLWAGMDRRSEAYQQLKQERAEVMWQGLERVIPDIRARVELTLVGTPLTHQRYLRRHHGTYGPAHRAGKALFPGSTTPLSGLLCCGDSTFPGIGIPAVAASGAIAANTIAPLHKHLEILSPN
- a CDS encoding DUF839 domain-containing protein → MNVNRRNFLLFLGATAGTLTSSLWDNQGEARSLTVGENLSSLAHNSSSLGFQPIKMALPLDVDRLSIAQQIKNYASYQVQDDLVLPEGFTYDLLAVWGDRVGDSRFGYNNDYLSLIETTPGEGYLTVNFEYISGGIWMQSYSAVIGEELPVAELLALAKPVGEEEEEAVFIVDALSLKDDDPIKEKISKISRQGLIDQGLGVISVKRNPEGKWSRTFSDLDRRVTGISGLDNPAQALKSTGAAVAVFKKPNKLGYEDGLGDRIIGTFQNCAGGTTPWGTVLSAEENFQDQVPEPVMADGSALNPRETPFLISALDVDGRANVFGLAGNKYGWMVEIDPANRDDYGTKHTWLGRYRHEAFATRAVKDKNLAVYSGCDRRGGHLYKFISEGKVVNPQDKANSRLFEAGMLYGAKLDPNGTGTWIPLSPDTLINPISPSEVVGGMVLMPNSDRTVGGFTEVTTEEQLQPLINQFKTLGDLYQGNSREEIQGAILIDAHFAASAVGVTNTSRPEDTIINDEGTLFVAFTSGAADEEGGPDKTIFVGPGGETDYEYGWIMKLDEDNRDPAALSFTWSMLATGGEVAKGGAGFANPDNLTLDKSGNLWIVTDMSTSKHNQPVPSRVENGETLTGSDLTGVFGNNSMWYIPLSGDDVGKIYPFAIGPMECECTGLTFDNDNNSLFLAIQHPGEENGIRQDMATETRDFELLATDGTVFKQRRQVPLGSNWPSGKVNQPPLPGVVVIRKVNGTEIV
- a CDS encoding Uma2 family endonuclease — its product is MLIDDRLPINQEYFLKQDRTLSFSGMTWEDYEKFTTAEYLGYRTSFLAGVITLMSPSQNHEVIKDFIFLLIVTYCDIFNLDYYPTGSTTCKDQNKQVGKEPDTSFCFNNLKPTPDLAVEVVFSSGGTDDLKKYQKLGVKEVWFWLNNQLEIYVLVNDNYQQQQSSFNLANLEAKLLKKYIAQVLTGNPRILKQNFLNEFKA
- a CDS encoding Txe/YoeB family addiction module toxin; the protein is MICVRIWALSESKVWCPIFTPTFREHLLWWAKKDPAKVNKILDLVEAICESPFQGIGKPEPLKYLDNNLWSRRINLEHRLVYRLKDNRIYFLQCRYHY
- a CDS encoding type II toxin-antitoxin system prevent-host-death family antitoxin, producing MFPISDSIAYTNARNGLASLLERVTQHSEIVVINRRNKPDVALISKKELDSLLETVYLLRSPANAQELFKAIDESKQMDDSAVEPQSLNDLCEDLGIVRE
- the pyrE gene encoding orotate phosphoribosyltransferase yields the protein MDKLTLAKEIYQISNIKGNFILRSQQQATEYFDKYLFEAQPKLLFEIARQLVALIPENIDTLAGLEMGGIPIATALSLQTGIPLVFVRKKAKTYGTCKLAEGGEVKSKRILIIEDVVTSGSAVIDAVSQLRELGATIEQAVCVIDRESLGIENLKKIGVKLIPLFTKSYLQSSSC
- a CDS encoding 3-isopropylmalate dehydratase large subunit encodes the protein MKEKVLKLGDDINTDDLIPAHRSTNPDPEHQKHYVLEHIIGIDTLLNYQVIEAGENFGCGSSREYAPIAIKAAGIKLVRARSFAEIFYRNSINIGLALEIIGSSQDNPVVKAITAAGGLTAFNQQRLQNQISVPQSSTASRSMTMAEKMLAKASGNDYVQPGEVVFAQVDLALSHDAIAAPVFELFRANFGKNTQIWDSNKVVLVADHFIQVNDIRVDPQATKLYQDMVDFAHHYDCKLFDLISPGEASGICHVLLPEQGLIHPGMIIAGTDSHSCTYGAFGSFSTGVGTTDMANILATGDMWLRVPGTIVFELGGILPEGISAKDIMLFILGQIGCQGAIGKVLEFRGNIIEQLSIDERMTLSNMAVECGAMCGLIVPDAVTAGYLQAKNASEYIPVVGDEDATYDSIYQFDLSNLEAQIACPPKPDNVVNLSKLPDTPITLAFIGSCTGGKLSDLAQAAAILKDRQVNPNVQMYVVPASQLIRQQAEELGYFEIFAQAGVQILKSGCGACINSGKGVLGKQEIGIYATNRNFTGRTGDPTGKNYLASPRVVSISAVNGKISDRF
- a CDS encoding exonuclease is translated as MTRSLNFIVIDTEGRRELTEIAIINSQGKLIYEAFNQEYFRYNHQGRSYQPLTKILADFMAIAEGKILVFHHAEHDLAVLKRSFNQVALPFPDYRQIYCTYRQAQRVLAASSYSLEYLAKKLNLKVNRQYFNREQAHVARYDAQFTYQLYLTIQRMNLTTPQVNPFGSSRVDNPFQTHPDNSNIYHSQYNTLESVIDDIKYDQNHQSKGAVIIGQPGTGKTHLIMRLAQQRLKLNRLLFIPCPNDANTIKYHTYSSILESLNRTIPGTGFNQLEYFLANTFVGIIKSTKIDTQRIQAILAKIQDDPLKLYEILGGEGTQARRNNWDYIEKFTSDWWFKQYGAVGYAPEIIKGIVKFCRYSDPGYKQLIKKWLAADELAPEELDKIGLNSWHDEISKEDFSLDAIAVFGKLSLLHEPLIIVFDQLEMLGLEHNRSILLNFGEAVKEIFTRVPHSLIILNLFPHRWQQLQQTFDGSIIDRISQYQVFLQAPTEAQIQEILQLKAQAVGSDLTNLFTPSEIAKITQDKVSIRAVLNYAAEYFRYKYKNIPFPTRQTAIASEEDVKVQLDSVIISRLDQLESRQHKLEQLLSNIAQAFNRFVVTPPETQTINQTNVTQPDLIDSPPNLEKTLEAKVRDYLATQQEILEQDYHEAEILLDEKDIGKLQDIIEAFKQITELETDIMPTKRVFPPHRLISNKNLCIGFLSSCKGNQFTSRIQNFNAAVATTEQIKFILWRDTRSDVISPKTIGSKEIDKLNQTKNGEFRNFTRNDRITFEVLYKFVSDVYNQDLDIDLETEFQPAIKIAGDYFQDYWLMQAIL